The Primulina tabacum isolate GXHZ01 chromosome 16, ASM2559414v2, whole genome shotgun sequence genome window below encodes:
- the LOC142528735 gene encoding uncharacterized protein LOC142528735 isoform X1, giving the protein MWDPDYMNYVMNYHAERGIELPPSYFDDMDVLEQSVLEMEEGEDEEDSEAEETDGGADTGDRYGVSTTGRGLHDDYGSVTANSFHEAVNFNGQGSENSVEVIGDGERGNSGQRRNNAESKEGEAASLEGEFNSEEINKPVLDMGEIEGLYCPICFEAWSSGGDHQVSCLPCGHVYGLSCIKKWLLRRGSSKCPQCKKKCGIKDIRLLYASQIVAIDGELQKKVQSLEVKCVSMEKKNSDLLKKETEWKKREADLCDQVKQLKRRTCDLENLLTEVENRASGSNWNFRGESPIEFHSTSPAGLNVTPMFPIQGCSSKFTLERDRQIIGARFFDIDSSSKVYVIARRLSGLGGLHVLTKMSLSCNYDMEDIQLPGDTKAVKDLQVSPHSGLVLLASLGKKLSILSTESNNTILTYNLPTAAWSCSWDVCSQHYVYVGLQNGTVLQFDTRHTSRHVESLTGLTGNPIHTVQSLSPDPILGSGVRSVLSASSLGLCHWNFGSNEERPYLIPESKEQGVCISLAYCSATENVVASFRPKVEVSGELVISQPVLTASSSFAAGQGVRGSHVHFKKTGSTYQTLGVTCANVSDIRLPKSAIIDVVSENPMFASGDDETCELVLQNLPSFTAAEHHKPRKYPIRDVRFTRALCSGLLGCLSEDSLQIFTSRPS; this is encoded by the exons ATGTGGGATCCCGACTACATGAATTATGTAATGAACTACCATGCTGAGCGAGGAATTGAACTGCCACCCTCATATTTCGATGACATGGACGTATTGGAGCAGTCCGTCCTAGAAATGGAAGAAGGGGAAGACGAGGAGGATAGCGAAGCAGAAGAAACCGACGGCGGTGCTGACACGGGAGACCGCTATGGCGTGTCGACGACGGGTCGGGGTTTACACGACGACTATGGTTCCGTCACAGCTAACTCATTTCACGAAGCAGTGAATTTTAACGGTCAGGGTTCTGAGAATTCTGTTGAAGTGATAGGGGATGGTGAGCGTGGAAATAGTGGCCAGAGAAGGAATAATGCCGAGAGTAAGGAGGGTGAAGCGGCGTCTTTGGAGGGTGAATTTAATAGCGAAGAAATCAACAAACCAGTGTTGGATATGGGTGAAATAGAGGGACTGTACTGTCCCATTTGCTTTGAGGCTTGGTCTTCCGGGGGAGATCACCAGGTTAG TTGTTTGCCATGTGGGCATGTATACGGGTTGTCTTGTATCAAGAAATGGTTGCTTCGTCGAGGCTCAAGCAAG TGTCCTCAATGTAAAAAGAAATGTGGGATAAAGGACATACGGCTACTTTATGCATCTCAAATTGTTGCTATCGATGGAGAGCTACAAAAG AAAGTTCAGTCTCTTGAGGTTAAATGTGTTTCTATGGAGAAAAAG AATTCTGACTTGTTAAAGAAGGAAACTGAATGGAAGAAGAGAGAAGCCGATTTGTGCGATCAAGTGAAGCAACTCAAAAGG AGGACATGCGACTTAGAGAATCTACTTACAGAAGTGGAAAACAGGGCATCAGGGTCCAATTGGAACTTTCGAGGAGAATCTCCTATTG AATTCCATTCTACTTCCCCTGCAGGACTTAATGTTACGCCTATGTTTCCCATCCAAGGATGTTCAAGTAAATTTACATTGGAG AGAGATCGTCAAATCATTGGTGCTCGCTTCTTTGACATTGATTCTTCCAGTAAAGTTTATGTAATTGCTCGAAGGCTGTCAGGATTGGGAGGATTGCATGTGTTGACAAAA ATGAGCTTATCATGTAATTATGACATGGAGGACATCCAGCTTCCCGGGGACACAAAAGCTGTCAAGGACTTGCAGGTTTCTCCTCATTCTGGACTTGTGCTTTTAGCTTCCTTGGGAAAAAAACTGTCTATTCTTAG CACAGAAAGCAATAATACCATTCTCACCTATAATTTACCG ACAGCTGCCTGGTCTTGTTCATGGGATGTGTGCAGTCAACATTACGTCTATGTGGGCTTGCAG AATGGCACCGTGTTGCAATTTGACACGCGGCACACCTCAAGACATGTGGAATCCTTGACTGGATTGACAGGAAACCCGATTCACACAGTACAGTCTCTTTCACCTGATCCAATTCTCGGTTCCGGTGTCAGAAGTGTTCTCAGTGCATCTTCACTTGGCTTATGTCATTGGAACTTTGGTTCAAATGAAGAAAG GCCTTATTTAATTCCTGAATCCAAGGAGCAAGGGGTTTGTATATCTCTTGCTTATTGTTCTGCTACAGAAAATGTCGTCGCATCATTTCGTCCCAAAGTTGAGGTATCCGGTGAACTTGTCATCTCTCAACCGGTACTCACTGCATCTTCTTCTTTTGCCGCCGGACAAGGAGTACGGGGAAGTCATGTCCATTTCAAGAAAACAGGTTCGACATACCAAACATTAGGGGTAACTTGTGCCAATGTGAGTGATATTCGACTGCCTAAATCTGCAATCATAGATGTGGTCTCCGAGAACCCCATGTTTGCTTCTGGGGATGACGAGACTTGTGAACTCGTGCTGCAAAATTTACCATCCTTTACTGCCGCCGAACATCACAAGCCTCGAAAATATCCTATTCGTGATGTCAGGTTCACCCGTGCCTTATGTTCGGGGCTGCTTGGCTGTTTGAGCGAGGATTCATTGCAGATATTCACTTCCAGACCATCCTAG
- the LOC142528735 gene encoding uncharacterized protein LOC142528735 isoform X2, with protein sequence MWDPDYMNYVMNYHAERGIELPPSYFDDMDVLEQSVLEMEEGEDEEDSEAEETDGGADTGDRYGVSTTGRGLHDDYGSVTANSFHEAVNFNGQGSENSVEVIGDGERGNSGQRRNNAESKEGEAASLEGEFNSEEINKPVLDMGEIEGLYCPICFEAWSSGGDHQVSCLPCGHVYGLSCIKKWLLRRGSSKCPQCKKKCGIKDIRLLYASQIVAIDGELQKKVQSLEVKCVSMEKKNSDLLKKETEWKKREADLCDQVKQLKRRTCDLENLLTEVENRASGSNWNFRGESPIGLNVTPMFPIQGCSSKFTLERDRQIIGARFFDIDSSSKVYVIARRLSGLGGLHVLTKMSLSCNYDMEDIQLPGDTKAVKDLQVSPHSGLVLLASLGKKLSILSTESNNTILTYNLPTAAWSCSWDVCSQHYVYVGLQNGTVLQFDTRHTSRHVESLTGLTGNPIHTVQSLSPDPILGSGVRSVLSASSLGLCHWNFGSNEERPYLIPESKEQGVCISLAYCSATENVVASFRPKVEVSGELVISQPVLTASSSFAAGQGVRGSHVHFKKTGSTYQTLGVTCANVSDIRLPKSAIIDVVSENPMFASGDDETCELVLQNLPSFTAAEHHKPRKYPIRDVRFTRALCSGLLGCLSEDSLQIFTSRPS encoded by the exons ATGTGGGATCCCGACTACATGAATTATGTAATGAACTACCATGCTGAGCGAGGAATTGAACTGCCACCCTCATATTTCGATGACATGGACGTATTGGAGCAGTCCGTCCTAGAAATGGAAGAAGGGGAAGACGAGGAGGATAGCGAAGCAGAAGAAACCGACGGCGGTGCTGACACGGGAGACCGCTATGGCGTGTCGACGACGGGTCGGGGTTTACACGACGACTATGGTTCCGTCACAGCTAACTCATTTCACGAAGCAGTGAATTTTAACGGTCAGGGTTCTGAGAATTCTGTTGAAGTGATAGGGGATGGTGAGCGTGGAAATAGTGGCCAGAGAAGGAATAATGCCGAGAGTAAGGAGGGTGAAGCGGCGTCTTTGGAGGGTGAATTTAATAGCGAAGAAATCAACAAACCAGTGTTGGATATGGGTGAAATAGAGGGACTGTACTGTCCCATTTGCTTTGAGGCTTGGTCTTCCGGGGGAGATCACCAGGTTAG TTGTTTGCCATGTGGGCATGTATACGGGTTGTCTTGTATCAAGAAATGGTTGCTTCGTCGAGGCTCAAGCAAG TGTCCTCAATGTAAAAAGAAATGTGGGATAAAGGACATACGGCTACTTTATGCATCTCAAATTGTTGCTATCGATGGAGAGCTACAAAAG AAAGTTCAGTCTCTTGAGGTTAAATGTGTTTCTATGGAGAAAAAG AATTCTGACTTGTTAAAGAAGGAAACTGAATGGAAGAAGAGAGAAGCCGATTTGTGCGATCAAGTGAAGCAACTCAAAAGG AGGACATGCGACTTAGAGAATCTACTTACAGAAGTGGAAAACAGGGCATCAGGGTCCAATTGGAACTTTCGAGGAGAATCTCCTATTG GACTTAATGTTACGCCTATGTTTCCCATCCAAGGATGTTCAAGTAAATTTACATTGGAG AGAGATCGTCAAATCATTGGTGCTCGCTTCTTTGACATTGATTCTTCCAGTAAAGTTTATGTAATTGCTCGAAGGCTGTCAGGATTGGGAGGATTGCATGTGTTGACAAAA ATGAGCTTATCATGTAATTATGACATGGAGGACATCCAGCTTCCCGGGGACACAAAAGCTGTCAAGGACTTGCAGGTTTCTCCTCATTCTGGACTTGTGCTTTTAGCTTCCTTGGGAAAAAAACTGTCTATTCTTAG CACAGAAAGCAATAATACCATTCTCACCTATAATTTACCG ACAGCTGCCTGGTCTTGTTCATGGGATGTGTGCAGTCAACATTACGTCTATGTGGGCTTGCAG AATGGCACCGTGTTGCAATTTGACACGCGGCACACCTCAAGACATGTGGAATCCTTGACTGGATTGACAGGAAACCCGATTCACACAGTACAGTCTCTTTCACCTGATCCAATTCTCGGTTCCGGTGTCAGAAGTGTTCTCAGTGCATCTTCACTTGGCTTATGTCATTGGAACTTTGGTTCAAATGAAGAAAG GCCTTATTTAATTCCTGAATCCAAGGAGCAAGGGGTTTGTATATCTCTTGCTTATTGTTCTGCTACAGAAAATGTCGTCGCATCATTTCGTCCCAAAGTTGAGGTATCCGGTGAACTTGTCATCTCTCAACCGGTACTCACTGCATCTTCTTCTTTTGCCGCCGGACAAGGAGTACGGGGAAGTCATGTCCATTTCAAGAAAACAGGTTCGACATACCAAACATTAGGGGTAACTTGTGCCAATGTGAGTGATATTCGACTGCCTAAATCTGCAATCATAGATGTGGTCTCCGAGAACCCCATGTTTGCTTCTGGGGATGACGAGACTTGTGAACTCGTGCTGCAAAATTTACCATCCTTTACTGCCGCCGAACATCACAAGCCTCGAAAATATCCTATTCGTGATGTCAGGTTCACCCGTGCCTTATGTTCGGGGCTGCTTGGCTGTTTGAGCGAGGATTCATTGCAGATATTCACTTCCAGACCATCCTAG